One Setaria italica strain Yugu1 chromosome I, Setaria_italica_v2.0, whole genome shotgun sequence DNA window includes the following coding sequences:
- the LOC101758008 gene encoding nucleobase-ascorbate transporter 6 — protein MAGGGGGGGGAAPKQDDLTPHPVKDQLPGVSYCITSPPPWPEAVLLGFQHYLVMLGTTVIIPTALVPQMGGNNEDKAVVIQTLLFVAGINTLLQSFFGTRLPAVIGGSYTFVVPTISIILAGRYANEPNPHTKFLRIMRGTQGALIVASALQIIVGFSGLWRNVARYLSPLSAAPLVALVGFGLYELGFPSVAKCVEIGLPELILLVIFAMYLPHTVHMLKSIFDRFAVLFTIPIVWLYAYLLTVGGAYRNAPPKTQFHCRTDRSGLIGGAPWIRVPYPFQWGAPTFDAGEAFAMMAASFVALVESTGAFIAVSRYASATPIPPSVLSRGIGWQGIGILLDGLFGTGNGSSVSVENAGLLALTRVGSRRVVQISAGFMIFFSILGKFGAVFASIPAPIFAALYCIFFAYAGSAGLGFLQFCNLNSFRTKFILGFSVFMGLSVPQYFNEYTSVAGYGPVHTHSRWFNDIVNVLFSSKAFVAGFVAYLLDNTIHRHENSVRKDRGYHWWDKFRSYRTDTRSEEFYSLPFNLNKFFPSV, from the exons ATGgccgggggaggaggcggaggcggcggggcggcgccgaAGCAGGACGACCTCACGCCGCACCCCGTCAAGGACCAGCTCCCGGGGGTCTCCTACTGCATCACCAGCCCTCCTCCGTGGC CTGAGGCCGTTCTTCTTGGGTTCCAGCATTATCTGGTCATGCTGGGTACCACTGTGATCATACCAACCGCACTAGTTCCACAAATGGGAGGAAACAAT GAGGACAAGGCAGTGGTTATCCAGACATTGCTGTTCGTGGCGGGGATCAACACCCTCCTCCAGAGTTTCTTTGGTACCAGGCTGCCTGCAGTGATTGGCGGGTCGTACACTTTTGTTGTGCCTACCATCTCAATCATCCTTGCTGGACGTTACGCCAATGAACCTAATCCACACACT AAATTTCTCCGCATCATGCGTGGAACACAAGGTGCATTGATAGTTGCTTCAGCCTTACAGATTATAGTTGGCTTCAGTGGCCTTTGGCGTAATGTTGCCAG GTATCTGAGTCCACTTTCAGCTGCTCCTTTGGTGGCACTAGTTGGCTTTGGACTCTATGAGCTTGGTTTTCCATCG GTTGCTAAGTGTGTTGAGATTGGTCTCCCTGAACTCATCCTACTGGTGATCTTTGCAATG TACCTGCCACACACTGTACACATGCTGAAGTCTATCTTCGACCGATTCGCTGTCCTGTTCACTATCCCCATAGTGTGGCTCTACGCATATCTTCTCACTGTTGGAGGAGCATACAGGAATGCACCGCCAAAGACTCAATTTCATTGCCGCACTGACCGTTCTGGATTAATTGGTGGTGCACCCTG GATAAGAGTGCCATATCCCTTTCAGTGGGGCGCTCCAACTTTTGATGCAGGTGAAGCTTTTGCAATGATGGCTGCATCATTTGTTGCTCTCGTGGAG TCTACTGGGGCATTCATTGCTGTTTCCAGGTATGCTAGTGCCACACCAATCCCACCCTCTGTTCTTAGCCGTGGTATTGGCTGGCAG GGCATTGGTATTCTTCTGGATGGGCTATTTGGGACTGGAAATGGGTCTTCTGTATCAGT TGAAAATGCCGGTTTGCTAGCTTTGACACGTGTTGGTAGCCGAAGGGTAGTGCAGATATCAGCTGGTTTCATGATATTCTTTTCTATTCTGG GCAAATTTGGAGCTGTGTTTGCATCAATACCTGCACCCATCTTTGCAGCTCTGTATTGTATCTTCTTTGCTTATGCTG GTTCTGCTGGGCTTGGCTTCCTTCAGTTCTGTAACCTGAACAGCTTTAGGACCAAGTTCATCCTTGGGTTCTCAGTTTTCATGGGCCTTTCAGTTCCTCAGTACTTCAACGAGTACACATCTGTTGCTGGTTATGGTCCTGTTCACACACATTCAAGATGG TTCAATGACATAGTAAATGTGCTATTCTCGTCCAAGGCGTTTGTTGCTGGTTTTGTTGCATATCTCCTGGACAACACCATTCACAGGCATGAAAACTCTGTCAGAAAAGATCGAGGGTACCATTGGTGGGATAAATTCCGGTCTTACAGGACTGACACAAGAAGTGAGGAGTTCTACTCCCTGCCATTCAACCTGAACAAGTTCTTCCCATCGGTCTGA
- the LOC101757606 gene encoding protein LSM12 homolog B, with translation METGGEEFAIGVVISAKTTLGEEFEGQIVAFDRPSNLLVIQEGVGRAESGERRNVRVLKANYIREFSVVSKGDDPLDPPGCMLDLDAIYAREEAALRQAEIEAERIGVGVTPEAQSIFDALSKTLPVQWDKTDIIVMKEVRVRSPYLPENVSGGTAAANERVKKVIDFERKRLHARVPGQFS, from the exons atggagaCCGGCGGCGAGGAGTTTGCGATCGGCGTGGTGATCTCCGCAAAGACCACGCTCGGGGAGGAGTTCGAGGGCCAGATCGTCGCCTTCGACCGCCCATccaacctcctcgtcatcc AGGAGGGCGTGGGGAGGGCGGAAAGCGGGGAGCGGCGGAACGTGAGGGTGCTCAAGGCGAACTACATCCGGGAGTTCTCTGTGGTCAGCAAGGGTGACGACCCACTTGATCCCCCCGGCTGCATGCTCGACCTCGACGCGATTTATGCCCGGGAGGAGGCCGCGCTCAG GCAAGCAGAGATTGAAGCTGAAAGAATTGGTGTTGGTGTCACCCCAGAAGCTCAAAGTATATTCGATGCACTGTCGAAGAC GCTTCCAGTTCAGTGGGACAAGACTGACATTATTGTAATGAAGGAGGTTCGTGTACGCAGTCCATACCTGCCTGAAAATGTTAGCGGAGGAACAGCTGCAGCAAATGAACGCGTTAAGAAAGTG ATTGACTTTGAAAGGAAAAGATTACACGCCCGTGTACCTGGCCAATTTTCTTAA
- the LOC111256112 gene encoding uncharacterized protein LOC111256112 isoform X2 codes for MDTNETTVDQEVLFAPTPPLAATPCPLSSRRPQSGGSHKSIKCMPCCKRYIGNAFSSFHTLTGQIAQRHDLLKCLVLVNCAKDLLILSKCLHSQNSTGNWFVKLLQC; via the exons ATGGACACGAATGAGACGACAGTTGATCAGGAGGTGCTTTtcgcgccgacgccgcctctTGCTGCCACACCCTGTCCCCTCTCGTCGCGAAGGCCTCAG TCAGGTGGAAGCCACAAATCCATCAAATGTATGCCCTGCTGTAAGAGATACATCGGCAATGCATTCTCGAGTTTCCACACCTTGACGGGCCAGATTGCTCAGCGTCATGACTTGCTGAAATGTCTGGTTCTAGTGAATTGTGCAAAGGACTTGCTGATTCTATCGAAGTGCCTACACTCTCAGAACAGCACCGGCAACTGGTTCGTGAAG TTACTGCAGTGCTGA
- the LOC111256112 gene encoding uncharacterized protein LOC111256112 isoform X1, giving the protein MDTNETTVDQEVLFAPTPPLAATPCPLSSRRPQSGGSHKSIKCMPCCKRYIGNAFSSFHTLTGQIAQRHDLLKCLVLVNCAKDLLILSKCLHSQNSTGNCYCSAEAPDSDEAYLLIAIRED; this is encoded by the exons ATGGACACGAATGAGACGACAGTTGATCAGGAGGTGCTTTtcgcgccgacgccgcctctTGCTGCCACACCCTGTCCCCTCTCGTCGCGAAGGCCTCAG TCAGGTGGAAGCCACAAATCCATCAAATGTATGCCCTGCTGTAAGAGATACATCGGCAATGCATTCTCGAGTTTCCACACCTTGACGGGCCAGATTGCTCAGCGTCATGACTTGCTGAAATGTCTGGTTCTAGTGAATTGTGCAAAGGACTTGCTGATTCTATCGAAGTGCCTACACTCTCAGAACAGCACCGGCAACTG TTACTGCAGTGCTGAGGCGCCAGACTCCGATGAGGCTTACCTACTCATAGCCATTCGTGAAGACTAG
- the LOC101757217 gene encoding rac-like GTP-binding protein 3 has product MASSASRFIKCVTVGDGAVGKTCMLICYTSNKFPTDYIPTVFDNFSANVVVDSTTVNLGLWDTAGQEDYNRLRPLSYRGADVFVLAFSLVSRASYENIMKKWIPELQHYAPGVPIVLAGTKLDLREDKHYLMDHPGLVPVTTAQGEELRRQIGAMYYIECSSKTQQNVKAVFDAAIKVVIQPPTKLREKKKKKSRKGCSMLDIFCGRKMLCFKS; this is encoded by the exons ATGgcgtccagcgcctcccggtTCATCAAGTGCGTCAcggtcggcgacggcgccgtgGGCAAGACCTGCATGCTCATCTGCTACACCAGCAACAAGTTCCCCACT GACTACATACCTACTGTGTTCGACAATTTCAGCGCAAACGTTGTTGTGGATAGCACCACGGTGAATTTGGGCCTTTGGGATACTGCGG GGCAGGAAGATTACAACCGACTGAGGCCTCTAAGCTACCGTGGTGCTGATGTCTTCGTGCTTGCCTTTTCACTTGTGAGCCGAGCTAGCTATGAGAATATCATGAAGAAG TGGATACCGGAGCTTCAGCATTATGCACCTGGGGTGCCCATTGTGTTGGCAGGCACAAAATTGG ATCTTCGTGAAGACAAGCACTACTTGATGGACCATCCTGGGTTGGTGCCCGTTACCACAGCGCAG GGAGAGGAGCTTCGTAGACAAATTGGTGCCATGTATTACATTGAGTGCAGCTCCAAGACACAGCAG AATGTCAAAGCTGTGTTTGATGCTGCCATAAAGGTAGTAATCCAGCCTCCAACTAAACtaagagaaaagaagaaaaagaaatcgcgCAAAGGATGTTCAATGCT GGACATTTTCTGTGGAAGAAAAATGCTATGCTTCAAATCCTGA